A genomic window from Salvia miltiorrhiza cultivar Shanhuang (shh) chromosome 5, IMPLAD_Smil_shh, whole genome shotgun sequence includes:
- the LOC131024684 gene encoding lysophospholipid acyltransferase 1-like isoform X2 encodes MSGDAWKEGGIDATGALMVITLKIISCVINYNDGILKEDDLREAQKKNWLLKMPSLLEYFGFCLCCGSHFAGPVYEMKDYIEWTERKGIWQPSAKGQSPSPYWATLRALLQSAICMGLYLYLVPHFPLSRFTEPVYQEYGFFKKLSYQYMSGFTARWKYYFIWSISEASTIISGLGFSGWTDSNPPKPKWDRAINVDILGLELAKSAVQIPVYHLCGIFKSAPGLGTV; translated from the exons ATGAGTGGTGATGCATGGAAGGAAGGAGGTATTGATGCTACAG GTGCTCTGATGGTGATAACTCTGAAAATTATATCATGTGTCATAAACTATAATGATGGAATTCTCAAAGAGGATGATCTACGTGAAGcacaaaagaaaaattggttGCTGAAGATGCCATCATTACTGGAGTACTTTGGGTTCTGTCTATGTTGTGGAAGTCACTTTGCCGGTcctgtttatgaaatgaaagactaTATTGAATGGACAGAGAGGAAAGGG ATCTGGCAACCTTCGGCCAAGGGACAGTCCCCCTCTCCTTATTGGGCAACTCTCAGGGCTCTTCTGCAATCTGCTATCTGCATGGGCTTGTATCTGTATCTTGTACCACATTTCCCACTTTCTCGATTCACAGAACCAGTGTACCAAGAATATGGGTTCTTCAAGAAGTTGAGTTACCAGTACATGTCAGGTTTCACTGCTCGTtggaagtattattttatttggtcaaTTTCAGAAGCTTCTACTATTATTTCCGGCCTGGGATTCAGTGGCTGGACAGATTCAAATCCACCCAAGCCAAAATGGGACCGTGCAATAAATGTCGATATATTAGGTCTCGAGTTGGCTAAGAGTGCAGTGCAGATACCAGTATACCACTTGTGTGGAATATTCAAGTCAGCACCTGGCTTAGGCACT GTTTGA
- the LOC131024684 gene encoding lysophospholipid acyltransferase 1-like isoform X1, protein MSGDAWKEGGIDATGALMVITLKIISCVINYNDGILKEDDLREAQKKNWLLKMPSLLEYFGFCLCCGSHFAGPVYEMKDYIEWTERKGIWQPSAKGQSPSPYWATLRALLQSAICMGLYLYLVPHFPLSRFTEPVYQEYGFFKKLSYQYMSGFTARWKYYFIWSISEASTIISGLGFSGWTDSNPPKPKWDRAINVDILGLELAKSAVQIPVYHLCGIFKSAPGLGTVSSISFKNCTPAG, encoded by the exons ATGAGTGGTGATGCATGGAAGGAAGGAGGTATTGATGCTACAG GTGCTCTGATGGTGATAACTCTGAAAATTATATCATGTGTCATAAACTATAATGATGGAATTCTCAAAGAGGATGATCTACGTGAAGcacaaaagaaaaattggttGCTGAAGATGCCATCATTACTGGAGTACTTTGGGTTCTGTCTATGTTGTGGAAGTCACTTTGCCGGTcctgtttatgaaatgaaagactaTATTGAATGGACAGAGAGGAAAGGG ATCTGGCAACCTTCGGCCAAGGGACAGTCCCCCTCTCCTTATTGGGCAACTCTCAGGGCTCTTCTGCAATCTGCTATCTGCATGGGCTTGTATCTGTATCTTGTACCACATTTCCCACTTTCTCGATTCACAGAACCAGTGTACCAAGAATATGGGTTCTTCAAGAAGTTGAGTTACCAGTACATGTCAGGTTTCACTGCTCGTtggaagtattattttatttggtcaaTTTCAGAAGCTTCTACTATTATTTCCGGCCTGGGATTCAGTGGCTGGACAGATTCAAATCCACCCAAGCCAAAATGGGACCGTGCAATAAATGTCGATATATTAGGTCTCGAGTTGGCTAAGAGTGCAGTGCAGATACCAGTATACCACTTGTGTGGAATATTCAAGTCAGCACCTGGCTTAGGCACTGTAAGTTCAATTTCATTCAAAAACTGCACACCTGCTGGTTGA